A window from Gottschalkiaceae bacterium SANA encodes these proteins:
- the dnaA gene encoding chromosomal replication initiator protein DnaA gives MTQQLEELWGKTLKLIQTEVTDVSYSTWFEPLLPLRVENNQLKLGTNNDFAKKILEDRYRHLIENAFNKISDQECEVVISLAAEDQGPEARQPQEEKAISNSTLNPKYTFDKFVIGNSNRFAHAASLAVAEAPAQAYNPLFIYGGVGLGKTHLMHAIGHFILKQNPKMTVYYVSSEEFTNELINAIQHDKNEEFRNKYRNVDVLLVDDVQFIAGKERTQEEFFHTFNALHHADKQIILSSDRPPKEIPKLEERIRSRFEWGLIADIQAPDLETRIAILRKRSEQDHLKVQSSVLNFIANHIHSNIRELEGALTRVVAYASLTNREMTDELAEEALRDMISKKTAKKVDTNEIKSVVSAYYHIRMEDYNSKKRSRAIAFPRQIAMYLVRDLTDLSLPKIGEEFGGRDHTTVIHACDKISQMMKNDQSFSAEIETLIEKIKTP, from the coding sequence ATGACTCAACAACTTGAAGAATTATGGGGTAAAACCCTTAAACTCATTCAAACAGAAGTAACGGATGTTAGTTACAGCACTTGGTTTGAGCCACTTTTGCCCCTGCGTGTCGAAAATAATCAATTGAAACTCGGCACCAACAACGATTTTGCTAAAAAGATTTTAGAAGATCGGTATCGCCATCTCATTGAAAATGCTTTCAATAAGATTTCAGATCAAGAATGTGAAGTCGTAATCTCCCTAGCTGCTGAGGATCAGGGACCTGAGGCACGACAGCCCCAAGAAGAAAAAGCAATTTCCAATAGTACTCTTAATCCAAAATATACCTTTGATAAATTTGTCATTGGCAATTCCAACCGATTTGCTCATGCAGCGAGTTTAGCCGTTGCAGAAGCGCCTGCTCAAGCCTATAACCCCCTCTTTATCTACGGCGGTGTTGGCTTGGGAAAAACCCATCTTATGCATGCAATCGGCCATTTTATTCTCAAACAAAATCCCAAAATGACCGTCTACTATGTATCTAGCGAAGAGTTTACCAATGAATTGATCAATGCCATCCAGCACGATAAAAATGAAGAATTTCGAAATAAATATCGAAACGTCGATGTTCTCTTAGTTGATGATGTTCAGTTTATTGCTGGAAAAGAACGGACTCAAGAAGAATTTTTTCATACCTTCAATGCGCTCCATCACGCGGACAAGCAAATTATTTTATCCAGTGACCGCCCACCAAAAGAAATTCCGAAATTAGAAGAGCGAATTCGTTCTCGCTTTGAATGGGGATTGATTGCTGATATTCAGGCACCCGATTTAGAAACACGAATTGCGATTCTACGAAAACGTTCAGAACAAGATCATTTAAAAGTACAATCTAGCGTCTTAAACTTCATCGCCAATCATATTCATTCAAATATTCGTGAATTAGAAGGTGCTTTAACACGTGTTGTTGCTTATGCCTCTCTTACCAATCGAGAAATGACTGATGAATTGGCCGAAGAAGCATTACGAGATATGATTTCCAAAAAAACAGCAAAAAAAGTAGATACCAATGAAATAAAATCTGTAGTATCCGCATACTATCACATCCGTATGGAAGATTATAATTCAAAAAAGCGATCTCGAGCCATCGCTTTTCCACGACAGATTGCTATGTATCTGGTTCGCGACCTAACGGATCTCTCTTTACCTAAGATTGGAGAAGAGTTCGGCGGCCGTGACCATACAACCGTCATCCATGCATGCGATAAGATTTCTCAGATGATGAAAAACGATCAATCCTTCTCCGCTGAGATTGAAACATTGATCGAAAAGATAAAAACTCCATAA
- the dnaN gene encoding DNA polymerase III subunit beta gives MKFIIERSQLIKSISIVQKAIASRTTLPVLTGILIETAEESLILTGTDLELGIRTKIPATIYQEGRVVINARIFGDIIRKLPGDEVEITIEDNYHVNIVSDFSNFTIVGSAADDYPQLPTLESFQSFSIQTDLLKNMVRQTIFATANDETRPILTGELLEVENGELSMVALDAYRLAYKHAVVDTQDQVKVVIPSKTLQEVVKILGDDGEPVLIQASSHHVRFELEDTEVISRVLDGQFLNYKDIIQGDHRLRVKVNTRLFRDSIERASLLARESRNNLVKLDISDKGMWIRSTSELGHVEECLPIELEGDDLLIAFSTKYLLDGLKAIDQDEIYMHFVSNVNPGIIRPVNDDWYTYLVLPVRIAD, from the coding sequence ATGAAATTCATCATTGAACGCAGTCAATTAATCAAATCTATCTCTATTGTCCAAAAAGCCATTGCATCAAGAACAACCCTGCCTGTATTAACAGGGATTCTTATTGAAACTGCAGAAGAATCTTTGATTTTAACAGGAACAGACCTTGAACTAGGCATTCGAACCAAAATTCCAGCAACCATTTATCAAGAAGGACGAGTTGTAATCAATGCACGTATTTTTGGGGATATCATTCGTAAACTACCTGGGGATGAAGTTGAAATTACCATTGAAGATAATTATCATGTGAATATCGTCAGTGATTTTTCAAACTTTACCATTGTGGGTTCAGCAGCAGATGATTATCCACAATTACCAACATTAGAAAGCTTCCAATCCTTTTCGATTCAAACGGATCTGTTGAAAAACATGGTACGTCAAACCATCTTTGCAACAGCCAATGATGAAACACGCCCGATCTTAACGGGAGAATTATTGGAAGTTGAAAATGGTGAACTTTCCATGGTTGCCTTGGACGCTTATCGTCTTGCTTATAAACATGCTGTTGTCGACACACAAGATCAAGTCAAGGTTGTGATTCCATCAAAAACGTTACAGGAAGTTGTAAAGATTTTGGGGGATGACGGAGAACCTGTTTTAATTCAAGCATCTTCTCATCATGTTCGTTTTGAATTAGAAGATACTGAGGTGATTTCACGCGTATTGGATGGTCAATTTCTTAATTACAAGGATATTATTCAAGGCGATCATCGGCTTCGGGTTAAAGTAAATACACGACTATTTAGAGACTCCATAGAACGCGCTTCCTTATTGGCCAGAGAGTCACGAAACAATCTAGTGAAATTAGATATTTCGGATAAAGGAATGTGGATTCGTTCCACTTCGGAACTTGGTCATGTTGAAGAGTGTTTGCCCATTGAACTAGAAGGTGACGACTTATTGATTGCATTTAGTACAAAATATTTGCTTGATGGTTTGAAAGCCATTGATCAGGATGAAATCTATATGCATTTTGTTTCTAATGTCAATCCAGGAATTATTCGTCCTGTAAATGACGACTGGTATACCTATCTTGTCTTGCCAGTTCGAATTGCCGATTAA